The Synchiropus splendidus isolate RoL2022-P1 chromosome 1, RoL_Sspl_1.0, whole genome shotgun sequence genome includes a window with the following:
- the adgrg1 gene encoding adhesion G-protein coupled receptor G1 — protein MKTVQADTMRNRFVLMVVLNAVLASSLGDRDLSFCGTWHHSRIPLHLNFNLTSGCGSILISANENSMSVEGQIAAQCQQSGRLDLGQYGLDTEEDSHFCLYYEPLLDQLKLQVKRMNLTLCPPTNSLPPFCCTALAHGSNTPNSEFGIMDGSIRGDIISPDMREAFEITDGIRVPCESLCHEGDCGSTQANVSTDNEPELPFTLRLEVKMEENFQGRTFTSTIREGESPDTATTVHLPSVLRKAVKSNNRVVCAFFKNSSIFQGSHHQATILEDVVEITVENEVIKDLSEPIKINFTHTVIPKTHSRTCVSWDTRKDPQKVTWLKDGCETVRHRDNQTECRCNHLTYFSILVQLEPKPVRHLLALTAITSLGCAVSVISCITLIVYLCRKRRAKEQSTHIHLRLAASLALLNLLFFLTGVLANVGGAQLCSVVGAALHYALLCSFTWMGIEVFHTFWLVYMVFSPIPKMLIWNMIGFALPMVPILILAFLGDVYGRREVMASENDTDPYLMCWMTTSPTAAMAHYFINLTVLAILVSAGLVMLFLVYREIRTREEWRQRRVAFLSIWGLSCLFGTTWGLTFLDFGPLSEFILFLSCILISFQGFFLMLRFFLLDSMRKQAGGSALGSSSSGSTRQHMLQNQEKS, from the exons TTCTAGCCTCAAGCCTCGGCGACCGGGACCTAAGCTTCTGTGGTACCTGGCACCACAGCAGAATCCCACTGCACCTGAACTTCAACCTGACGTCTGGCTGCGGCAGCATCCTCATATCAGCCAATGAAAACTCCATGTCTGTTGAGGGTCAGATCGCAGCTCAGTGTCAACAGTCTGGGCGGCTTGACCTTGGCCAGTATGGGCTGGACACTGAGGAGGACAGTCACTTCTGTCTGTACTATGAGCCTCTGCTGGACCAGTTAAAGCTGCAG GTCAAAAGGATGAACCTCACTCTCTGCCCTCCCACCAACTCACTGCCACCGTTCTGCTGTACTGCTCTCGCCCATGGGTCTAACACCCCCAATTCAGAGTTTGGTATCATGGACGGATCAATCCGGGGTGATATCATCAGCCCAGACATGAGGGAAGCCTTTGAAATTACGGATGGAATCCGTGTCCCATGTG AGAGTCTCTGTCACGAGGGCGACTGTGGATCCACCCAGGCCAACGT GTCCACTGACAACGAGCCAGAGCTTCCTTTCACGCTCAGgttggaggtgaagatggaAGAGAACTTTCAAGGCCGCACTTTCACTTCAACT ATCAGGGAGGGTGAATCCCCAGACACTGCGACAACGGTCCACCTACCGTCTGTTCTTCGGAAGGCAGTCAAGAGCAACAACAGAGTTGTCTGTGCCTTCTTCAAAAACAGCTCTATTTTCCAA GGCAGCCATCATCAAGCCACCATTTTGGAGGACGTGGTGGAGATCACAGTGGAAAACGAAGTCATCAAAGATCTCAGCGAGCCAATCAAGATCAACTTCACTCACACTGTCATCCCT aagaCGCATTCGAGGACATGTGTGTCATGGGACACCAGAAAAG ATCCACAGAAGGTGACCTGGTTGAAGGACGGATGTGAGACAGTGCGACACAGAGACAATCAGACTGAATGCCGCTGTAACCACCTGACCTACTTTTCCATTCTGGTG CAACTGGAGCCGAAGCCAGTGCGCCACTTGCTGGCTCTGACTGCCATCACGTCTCTGGGCTGTGCCGTGTCTGTGATCAGCTGCATTACACTCATTGTCTACCTCTGTAGAAAGAG GAGAGCCAAAGAGCAATCCACGCACATCCATCTCCGTTTGGCCGCCTCCCTGGCTTTgctgaacctgctcttcttcctgacTGGTGTCCTGGCTAATGTGGGAGGAGCACAGCTGTGCTCAGTGGTGGGCGCGGCGCTGCACTACGCGCTGCTCTGCTCCTTCACCTGGATGGGCATTGAGGTGTTTCACACCTTCTGGCTGGTCTACATGGTATTCAGTCCCATCCCCAAGATGCTCATCTGGAACATGATCGGCTTTG CTCTCCCGATGGTGCCAATCCTCATCCTGGCTTTTCTTGGTGATGTTTACGGCCGGAGAGAGGTGATGGCCAGCGAGAATGACACCGACCCCTATCTGAT GTGCTGGATGACAACCTCGCCCACCGCGGCTATGGCTCACTACTTCATCAACCTGACGGTGCTGGCCATCCTGGTGTCGGCAGGCTTGGTGATGCTCTTCCTGGTATACAGGGAGATCCGCACCCGGGAGGAGTGGCGCCAAAGACGAGTGGCCTTCCTCAGCATCTGGGGCCTCAGCTGTCTCTTCGGGACAACATGGGGTCTGACCTTTTTGGATTTTGGCCCTCTCTCTGAGTTCATCCTCTTCCTGTCCTGCATCCTCATCTCCTTTCAAG GTTTCTTCTTGATGCTGAGGTTCTTCCTGCTGGACTCCATGCGGAAGCAGGCGGGTGGCTCGGCTCTGGGAAGCtccagcagcggctccaccagACAGCACATGCTGCAGAACCAGGAGAAGAGCTAG